The following are from one region of the Streptomyces decoyicus genome:
- the gyrB gene encoding DNA topoisomerase (ATP-hydrolyzing) subunit B — protein sequence MLCQKGRFVADSGDLNENNTASTEEGVPAGAMGDSAVEKSYDASAITVLEGLDAVRKRPGMYIGSTGERGLHHLVQEVVDNSVDEALAGHADTIAVTLLADGGVRVVDNGRGIPVGIVPSENKPAVEVVMTVLHAGGKFGGGGYAVSGGLHGVGVSVVNALSQRVAVEVRTDGYRWTQEYKLGVPTAPLAQNEATDDTGTTVTFWADPDIFETTTYSFETLSRRFQEMAFLNKGLTIALTDERPDHVDEEGKPLSVRYHYEGGIVDFVTYLNSRKGELVHPTVIAVEAEDKERQLSVELAMQWNTQYSEGVYSFANIIHTHEGGTHEEGFRAALTGLINRYARDKKLLREKDDNLTGEDIREGLTAIISVKLAEPQFEGQTKTKLGNTEVKTFVQKVVYEHLTDWLDRNPNEAADIIRKGIQAATARVAARKARDLTRRKGLLETASLPGKLSDCQSNDPTKCEIFIVEGDSAGGSAKSGRNPEYQAILPIRGKILNVEKARVDKILQNNEVQALISAFGTGVHEDFDIEKLRYHKIILMADADVDGQHINTLLLTFLFRFMRPLVEAGHVYLSRPPLYKIKWGRDDFEYAYSDPERDALIEIGKQNGKRIREDSIQRFKGLGEMNAEELRITTMDTDHRVLGQVSLDDAARADDLFSVLMGEDVEARRSFIQRNAKDVRFLDI from the coding sequence GTGCTGTGCCAGAAAGGGCGCTTCGTGGCCGACTCCGGCGACCTCAACGAGAACAACACGGCTTCTACTGAAGAGGGGGTTCCTGCCGGCGCCATGGGCGACTCCGCGGTGGAGAAGTCGTATGACGCCAGTGCGATCACCGTCCTCGAAGGCCTGGACGCGGTCCGCAAGCGCCCTGGCATGTACATCGGCTCGACGGGCGAGCGTGGTCTGCACCACCTCGTGCAAGAGGTCGTCGACAACTCCGTCGACGAGGCGCTGGCGGGCCACGCGGACACCATCGCGGTGACGCTCCTGGCGGACGGTGGCGTCCGCGTCGTCGACAACGGCCGCGGTATCCCGGTGGGCATCGTGCCGTCGGAGAACAAGCCGGCCGTCGAGGTCGTGATGACGGTGCTGCACGCCGGCGGCAAGTTCGGCGGCGGCGGCTACGCGGTCTCCGGTGGTCTGCACGGCGTGGGTGTCTCCGTCGTGAACGCCCTGTCGCAGCGGGTGGCGGTCGAGGTCCGCACGGACGGCTACCGCTGGACGCAGGAGTACAAGCTCGGTGTGCCGACCGCGCCGCTCGCCCAGAACGAGGCGACGGACGACACCGGCACGACCGTGACGTTCTGGGCCGACCCCGACATCTTCGAGACCACCACGTACAGCTTCGAGACGCTGTCGCGCCGCTTCCAGGAGATGGCGTTCCTCAACAAGGGTCTGACGATCGCGCTGACCGACGAGCGCCCGGACCATGTGGACGAGGAGGGCAAGCCGCTCTCGGTGCGGTACCACTACGAGGGCGGCATCGTCGACTTCGTGACGTACCTCAACTCGCGCAAGGGCGAGCTGGTGCACCCGACCGTGATCGCGGTGGAGGCGGAGGACAAGGAGCGCCAGCTCTCGGTCGAGCTCGCGATGCAGTGGAACACCCAGTACAGCGAGGGTGTCTACAGCTTCGCGAACATCATCCACACCCACGAGGGCGGTACCCACGAAGAGGGCTTCCGCGCCGCGCTGACGGGCCTGATCAACCGCTATGCGCGCGACAAGAAGCTGCTGCGCGAGAAGGACGACAACCTCACGGGTGAGGACATCCGCGAGGGTCTGACGGCGATCATCTCGGTCAAGCTCGCCGAGCCGCAGTTCGAGGGCCAGACCAAGACCAAGCTGGGCAACACCGAGGTGAAGACCTTCGTCCAGAAGGTGGTCTACGAGCACCTCACTGACTGGCTGGACCGCAACCCCAACGAGGCCGCGGACATCATCCGCAAGGGCATCCAGGCCGCGACCGCACGCGTGGCGGCCCGTAAGGCGCGCGATCTGACCCGCCGCAAGGGCCTGCTGGAGACGGCGTCGCTGCCGGGCAAGCTGAGCGACTGCCAGTCCAACGACCCGACCAAGTGCGAGATCTTCATCGTCGAGGGTGACTCCGCCGGCGGCTCGGCCAAGTCCGGCCGGAACCCGGAGTACCAGGCGATCCTCCCGATCCGAGGCAAGATCCTCAACGTCGAGAAGGCCAGGGTCGACAAGATCCTCCAGAACAACGAGGTCCAGGCGCTGATCTCGGCGTTCGGCACGGGCGTGCACGAGGACTTCGACATCGAGAAGCTCCGCTATCACAAGATCATCCTGATGGCGGACGCCGACGTCGACGGTCAGCACATCAACACCCTGCTGCTCACGTTCCTCTTCCGCTTCATGCGACCGCTGGTCGAGGCCGGGCACGTCTACCTCTCCCGCCCGCCGCTGTACAAGATCAAGTGGGGCCGGGACGACTTCGAGTACGCCTACTCCGACCCGGAGCGGGACGCGCTGATCGAGATCGGCAAGCAGAACGGCAAGCGGATCCGCGAGGACTCGATCCAGCGGTTCAAGGGTCTCGGTGAGATGAATGCCGAGGAGCTGCGCATCACGACCATGGACACCGACCACCGGGTCCTCGGTCAGGTCTCGCTGGACGACGCGGCCCGTGCGGACGACCTGTTCTCCGTGCTGATGGGCGAGGACGTCGAGGCGCGCCGCTCGTTCATCCAGCGCAACGCCAAGGACGTCCGCTTCCTCGACATCTGA
- a CDS encoding DUF721 domain-containing protein — protein MSEEQPERPKPPELSGVDLARQALVAAKEQARARGAAAQQKKQARRGGLRSGARADGRDPLPLGAAINRLITERGWETPAAVGGVMGRWPQLVGPEVAQHCEPQKYDEDARVLTVQCDSTAWATQLRLLAPTLVARLNEDLGHGTVKMIRVLGPGGPARRYGSLRAPGSKGPGDTYG, from the coding sequence GTGAGCGAGGAGCAGCCCGAGCGGCCCAAGCCTCCGGAGCTCTCCGGCGTGGATCTGGCCCGGCAGGCGCTGGTGGCCGCGAAGGAGCAGGCGCGGGCGCGGGGCGCGGCAGCCCAGCAGAAGAAGCAGGCCAGGCGGGGCGGGCTGCGCTCGGGCGCACGGGCCGACGGCCGCGATCCGCTGCCGCTCGGTGCGGCGATCAACCGGCTGATCACGGAGCGCGGCTGGGAGACCCCGGCCGCGGTCGGCGGGGTGATGGGGCGCTGGCCGCAGCTGGTCGGGCCCGAGGTGGCCCAGCACTGTGAGCCCCAGAAGTACGACGAGGACGCACGGGTGCTGACCGTCCAGTGCGATTCGACGGCCTGGGCGACGCAGCTGCGGCTGCTGGCCCCGACGCTGGTGGCCCGCCTCAACGAGGACCTGGGCCACGGCACCGTAAAGATGATCAGGGTGCTCGGTCCGGGAGGGCCCGCACGCCGGTACGGATCGCTGCGGGCACCGGGAAGCAAGGGCCCCGGCGACACCTACGGCTGA
- the recF gene encoding DNA replication/repair protein RecF (All proteins in this family for which functions are known are DNA-binding proteins that assist the filamentation of RecA onto DNA for the initiation of recombination or recombinational repair.) codes for MHVSHLSLADFRSYARVEVPLDPGVTAFVGPNGQGKTNLVEAVGYLATLGSHRVSSDAPLVRMGAERAIIRAAVVQGERQQLVELELNPGKANRARINRSSQVRPRDVLGIVRTVLFAPEDLALVKGDPGERRRFLDELITARSPRMAGVRSDYDRVLKQRNTLLKTAALARRHGGRQMDLSTLDVWDQHLARAGAELLAQRLDLIATLQPLADKAYEQLAPGGGPLALEYRGSAGAAMADATTREELYGVLLAALGEARKGEIERGVTLVGPHRDDLVLKLGQLPAKGYASHGESWSYALALRLASYDLLRAEGNEPVLVLDDVFAELDARRRERLAELVAPGEQVLVTAAVDDDVPGVLAGARYAVSDGAAEKVNP; via the coding sequence ATGCACGTATCGCATCTGTCTCTCGCCGACTTCCGCTCGTACGCCCGGGTCGAGGTTCCGCTCGATCCGGGCGTCACGGCTTTCGTGGGCCCCAACGGCCAAGGCAAGACCAATCTCGTCGAGGCGGTCGGCTATCTCGCCACGCTCGGCAGCCACCGGGTCTCCTCGGACGCCCCGCTGGTGCGGATGGGCGCCGAGCGGGCGATCATCCGGGCCGCGGTCGTCCAGGGCGAGCGGCAACAGCTGGTCGAGCTGGAGCTCAATCCGGGCAAGGCCAACCGCGCCCGGATCAACCGGTCCTCCCAGGTCAGGCCGCGGGATGTGCTGGGGATCGTCCGGACGGTGCTGTTCGCGCCGGAGGATCTGGCGCTGGTGAAGGGGGACCCGGGGGAGCGCCGGCGGTTCCTGGACGAGCTGATCACCGCGCGTTCGCCGCGGATGGCCGGGGTGCGTTCGGACTACGACCGCGTCCTCAAGCAGCGCAACACCCTGTTGAAAACCGCGGCGTTGGCGCGCAGGCACGGCGGGCGGCAGATGGATCTGTCGACGCTGGACGTCTGGGACCAGCATCTGGCCCGCGCGGGTGCCGAGCTGCTGGCGCAGCGGCTCGATCTGATCGCCACGCTTCAGCCGCTCGCGGACAAGGCCTACGAGCAGTTGGCGCCGGGCGGCGGGCCGCTGGCGCTGGAGTACCGCGGTTCGGCGGGCGCGGCGATGGCCGACGCCACGACCCGCGAGGAGCTGTACGGCGTGCTGCTGGCGGCGCTCGGCGAGGCCCGTAAGGGAGAGATCGAGCGCGGGGTGACGCTGGTCGGCCCGCACCGCGACGATCTGGTGCTCAAGCTGGGGCAGCTCCCGGCGAAGGGCTACGCCAGCCACGGCGAGTCCTGGTCGTATGCGCTGGCGCTGCGGCTGGCCTCGTACGACCTGCTGCGCGCCGAGGGCAACGAGCCGGTGCTCGTGCTCGACGACGTCTTCGCCGAGCTGGACGCCCGCCGCCGCGAGCGGCTGGCGGAGCTGGTGGCCCCGGGCGAGCAGGTGCTGGTGACGGCCGCGGTGGACGACGATGTGCCGGGCGTTCTGGCCGGGGCGCGCTATGCGGTGTCCGACGGCGCCGCGGAGAAGGTGAATCCGTGA
- the gnd gene encoding phosphogluconate dehydrogenase (NAD(+)-dependent, decarboxylating), producing MELGLVGLGKMGGNMRERIRRAGHTVIGYDRNPDVADVNSLQGLVDKLKGPRVVWVMVPAGAATQSTIDELAELLSPGDIVVDGGNSRWTDDEKHAEELKAKGIGFVDCGVSGGVWGLENGYALMYGGDKDDVAKVQPIFDALKPEGKFGSVHAGKVGAGHFAKMVHNGIEYAMMQAYAEGWELLEKVDSVTDVREVFRSWQEGTVIRSWLLDLAVNALGDDEHLDELRGYAADSGEGRWTVEAAIDNAVPLPAITASLFARFASRQDDSPQMKMIAALRNQFGGHAVEGKK from the coding sequence ATGGAGCTCGGTCTCGTCGGTCTCGGCAAGATGGGCGGCAATATGCGCGAGCGCATTCGCCGCGCCGGCCACACCGTCATCGGATACGACCGCAACCCCGACGTGGCGGATGTCAACAGCCTTCAGGGGCTTGTGGACAAGCTCAAGGGTCCGCGGGTGGTCTGGGTCATGGTGCCGGCCGGTGCCGCCACCCAGTCCACGATCGACGAACTGGCCGAGCTGCTCTCGCCGGGCGACATCGTCGTGGACGGCGGCAACTCCCGCTGGACCGACGACGAGAAGCACGCCGAGGAGCTGAAGGCCAAGGGCATCGGCTTCGTCGACTGCGGTGTCTCCGGCGGCGTCTGGGGCCTGGAGAACGGCTATGCGCTGATGTACGGCGGCGACAAGGACGATGTCGCGAAGGTGCAGCCGATCTTCGACGCCCTCAAGCCCGAGGGGAAGTTCGGCTCGGTGCACGCCGGCAAGGTCGGCGCCGGCCACTTCGCGAAGATGGTCCACAACGGCATCGAGTACGCGATGATGCAGGCCTATGCCGAGGGCTGGGAGCTGCTGGAGAAGGTCGACTCCGTCACCGACGTGCGCGAGGTCTTCCGCTCCTGGCAGGAGGGCACGGTCATCCGTTCCTGGCTGCTCGACCTGGCCGTCAACGCGCTCGGCGACGACGAGCACCTCGACGAGCTGCGCGGCTACGCCGCCGACTCCGGTGAGGGCCGCTGGACGGTCGAGGCCGCGATCGACAACGCCGTGCCGCTGCCCGCGATCACGGCCTCGCTCTTCGCGCGCTTCGCCTCCCGTCAGGACGACTCGCCGCAGATGAAGATGATCGCCGCGCTGCGCAACCAGTTCGGTGGCCACGCGGTCGAGGGCAAGAAGTAG
- the dnaN gene encoding DNA polymerase III subunit beta produces MKIRVERDVLAEAVAWAAKSLPARPPVPVLAGLLLKTEDGTLSLSGFDYEVSARVSVDAEVEEEGTVLVSGRLLADICRALPNRPVEISTDGVRVTVVCGSSRFTLHTLPVEEYPALPTMPTATGTVPGEVFAAAAAQVAIAAGRDDTLPVLTGVRIEIEGDTVTLASTDRYRFAVREFLWKPESPDASAVALVPAKTLLDTAKSLSSGDTVTLALSGSGQGEGLIGFEGAGRRTTTRLLEGDLPKYRTLFPTEFNSVAVIETAPFVEAVKRVALVAERNTPVRLSFEQGVLILEAGSSDDAQAVERVDADLDGDDISIAFNPGFLLEGLSAIDSPVAQLSFTTSTKPALLSGRPAKDAEADDAYKYLIMPVRLSG; encoded by the coding sequence GTGAAGATCCGGGTGGAGCGCGATGTACTCGCGGAGGCAGTGGCCTGGGCGGCCAAGAGCCTCCCGGCCCGTCCGCCGGTGCCCGTCCTCGCGGGCCTGCTGCTGAAGACGGAGGACGGCACGCTGAGCCTCTCCGGCTTCGACTACGAGGTCTCCGCGCGGGTTTCGGTGGACGCCGAGGTCGAAGAGGAAGGCACGGTCCTCGTCTCCGGCCGGCTGCTCGCCGACATCTGCCGTGCGCTCCCCAACCGCCCGGTGGAGATTTCCACCGACGGTGTACGGGTCACCGTCGTCTGTGGCTCCTCGCGGTTCACCCTCCACACCCTTCCTGTGGAGGAGTACCCGGCCCTGCCGACGATGCCCACCGCCACCGGCACCGTCCCCGGTGAGGTCTTCGCCGCCGCTGCCGCCCAGGTCGCCATCGCCGCCGGCCGTGACGACACCCTCCCGGTGCTCACCGGCGTACGCATCGAGATCGAGGGCGACACGGTCACCCTGGCCTCCACCGACCGTTACCGCTTCGCGGTGCGCGAGTTCCTGTGGAAGCCGGAGAGCCCGGACGCCTCCGCGGTCGCGCTGGTCCCCGCCAAGACGCTGCTGGACACCGCCAAGTCCCTGAGCAGCGGCGACACCGTCACGCTCGCGCTGTCCGGCTCCGGCCAGGGCGAGGGCCTGATCGGATTCGAGGGCGCCGGGCGGCGGACGACGACGCGTCTGCTGGAAGGTGACCTGCCGAAGTACCGCACGCTCTTCCCGACCGAGTTCAACTCGGTCGCCGTGATCGAGACCGCCCCGTTCGTCGAGGCCGTCAAGCGTGTGGCGCTGGTGGCCGAGCGGAACACTCCGGTCCGGCTGAGCTTCGAGCAGGGTGTGCTGATCCTGGAGGCCGGCTCCAGCGACGACGCACAGGCTGTGGAGAGGGTGGACGCCGACCTGGACGGCGACGACATCTCGATCGCCTTCAACCCCGGCTTCCTCCTGGAGGGCCTGTCCGCCATCGACTCCCCGGTGGCGCAGCTGTCCTTCACGACCTCGACCAAGCCCGCGCTGCTGAGCGGCCGGCCGGCCAAGGACGCCGAGGCCGACGACGCGTACAAGTACCTGATCATGCCCGTGCGGCTCTCGGGCTGA
- the dnaA gene encoding chromosomal replication initiator protein DnaA: MADVPADLAAVWPRVLDHLLRAEADGLKPKDQDWLKRTQPLALVADTALLAVPNEFAKGVLEGRLAPLIGEALSHECGRPIRIAITVDDSSEEPPAQSAPPAPQHESPQHQSPQQHAPRHQPSHQSPQQHDAYDGYEARHDNRHESRQGYGHQGDDLPGVRPAYPDYQQPRHEPGGWPQHSSHMAGGPGPRDDYGWQQQHLGGFPERDPYASPSSHVSQHQQRQNDYRGQAPDRSGPPQHSDGPRSPYDQPRRDLSEHQPGGHNGRTGGPGSMLPAPSGAPSPLAAQPAPATGPGEPTARLNPKYLFDTFVIGASNRFAHAAAVAVAEAPAKAYNPLFIYGESGLGKTHLLHAIGHYARSLYPGTRVRYVSSEEFTNEFINSIRDGKADAFRKRYRDMDILLVDDIQFLASKESTQEEFFHTFNTLHNANKQIVLSSDRPPKQLVTLEDRLRNRFEWGLITDVQPPELETRIAILRKKAVQEQLNAPPEVLEFIASRISRNIRELEGALIRVTAFASLNRQPVDLGLTEIVLKDLIPGGEDAAPEITATAIMASTADYFGLTIDDLCGSSRSRVLVTARQIAMYLCRELTDLSLPKIGAQFGGRDHTTVMHADRKIRALMAERRSIYNQVTELTNRIKNG, translated from the coding sequence GTGGCTGATGTACCTGCCGATCTTGCCGCAGTGTGGCCGCGCGTGCTCGACCATCTCCTTCGCGCGGAGGCCGACGGCCTCAAGCCCAAGGACCAGGACTGGCTCAAGCGCACCCAGCCGCTGGCGCTGGTGGCCGACACCGCGCTGCTCGCCGTTCCCAATGAATTCGCCAAGGGCGTGCTCGAAGGCCGGCTGGCGCCATTGATCGGGGAGGCCCTCAGCCATGAGTGCGGCCGCCCGATCCGGATCGCGATCACCGTTGACGACTCCTCCGAGGAGCCCCCGGCGCAGTCCGCACCGCCCGCGCCTCAGCATGAGTCGCCGCAGCACCAGTCGCCCCAGCAGCACGCCCCGCGCCATCAGCCGTCGCATCAGTCTCCCCAGCAGCACGATGCCTACGACGGCTACGAAGCCCGGCACGACAACCGGCACGAGAGCCGGCAGGGCTACGGGCACCAGGGCGACGATCTGCCCGGCGTCCGGCCCGCCTACCCGGACTACCAGCAGCCGCGGCACGAGCCCGGCGGCTGGCCGCAGCACTCCTCCCACATGGCCGGCGGCCCCGGCCCGCGCGACGACTACGGCTGGCAGCAGCAACACCTCGGCGGCTTCCCCGAGCGCGACCCGTACGCCTCGCCGTCGTCCCATGTATCGCAGCATCAGCAGCGGCAGAACGACTACCGCGGGCAGGCGCCCGACCGCAGCGGTCCGCCGCAGCACTCCGACGGTCCGCGCTCCCCTTATGACCAGCCGCGGCGCGACCTCTCCGAGCACCAGCCCGGCGGGCACAACGGCCGCACGGGCGGTCCCGGCAGCATGCTTCCCGCGCCCAGCGGTGCGCCCAGCCCGCTCGCCGCGCAGCCCGCGCCGGCGACCGGCCCCGGTGAGCCGACCGCGCGGCTGAACCCGAAGTACCTCTTCGACACCTTCGTCATCGGTGCCTCGAACCGCTTTGCGCACGCCGCCGCGGTCGCTGTCGCCGAGGCACCGGCCAAGGCGTACAACCCGCTGTTCATCTACGGGGAATCGGGGCTGGGCAAGACCCACCTGCTGCATGCGATCGGGCACTATGCGCGCAGCCTGTATCCGGGCACCCGGGTGCGGTACGTGAGCTCGGAGGAGTTCACCAACGAGTTCATCAACTCCATCCGCGACGGCAAGGCGGACGCGTTCCGCAAGCGCTACCGCGACATGGACATCCTGCTGGTCGACGACATCCAGTTCCTGGCGAGCAAGGAGTCGACGCAGGAGGAGTTCTTCCACACCTTCAATACGCTGCACAACGCGAACAAGCAGATCGTGCTCTCCAGTGACCGGCCGCCCAAGCAGCTGGTCACCCTGGAGGACCGGCTGCGCAACCGCTTCGAGTGGGGACTGATCACCGACGTCCAGCCACCCGAGCTGGAGACCCGGATCGCGATCCTCCGCAAGAAGGCGGTACAGGAGCAGCTGAACGCGCCGCCGGAGGTGCTGGAGTTCATCGCGTCCCGGATCTCGCGCAACATCCGCGAGTTGGAGGGCGCGCTGATCCGGGTCACCGCGTTCGCCTCGCTCAACCGGCAGCCGGTGGACCTCGGGCTGACCGAGATCGTGCTGAAGGACCTGATCCCCGGCGGTGAGGACGCCGCGCCGGAGATCACCGCGACCGCGATCATGGCCTCGACCGCCGACTACTTCGGGCTGACCATCGACGACCTGTGCGGCTCGTCGCGCAGCCGGGTGCTGGTGACCGCCCGCCAGATCGCCATGTATCTGTGCCGCGAGCTGACCGATCTCTCGCTGCCGAAGATCGGCGCGCAGTTCGGCGGCCGGGACCATACGACCGTGATGCACGCCGACCGCAAGATCCGCGCGCTGATGGCCGAGCGGCGCTCGATCTACAACCAGGTCACCGAGCTGACCAACCGCATCAAGAACGGCTGA
- the rpmH gene encoding 50S ribosomal protein L34 — MSKRTFQPNNRRRAKTHGFRLRMRTRAGRAILASRRGKGRARLSA; from the coding sequence GTGAGCAAGCGCACCTTCCAGCCGAACAACCGCCGCCGCGCGAAGACCCACGGCTTCCGTCTGCGCATGCGGACCCGCGCCGGCCGCGCGATTCTCGCGTCCCGCCGTGGCAAGGGTCGCGCCCGCCTGTCGGCCTGA
- the yidD gene encoding membrane protein insertion efficiency factor YidD produces MKYPLLLLIKIYQWTISPLLGPVCKYYPSCSHYGYTAIDRHGAVKGTALTAWRILRCNPWSLGGVDHVPPRKRPVWHQRLRSRLGGPTVPEPVAQPETQPNAQGA; encoded by the coding sequence GTGAAGTACCCGCTGCTGCTTTTGATCAAGATCTATCAGTGGACCATCAGCCCCCTGCTGGGACCGGTCTGCAAGTACTACCCGTCGTGCTCGCACTATGGCTATACGGCCATCGACCGGCACGGCGCGGTGAAAGGGACTGCGCTGACAGCTTGGCGCATCCTGCGATGCAATCCGTGGTCGCTCGGTGGCGTCGACCACGTCCCTCCCCGGAAGCGTCCGGTTTGGCATCAGCGGCTGAGGAGCCGCCTGGGCGGGCCCACCGTCCCTGAGCCTGTCGCCCAGCCCGAGACTCAGCCCAACGCCCAAGGAGCCTGA
- the yidC gene encoding membrane protein insertase YidC, with translation MDTILGPLYIAVSWIIVQFHSFYSLIFDRDSGAAWGLSIVSLVVLIRICLIPLFVKQIKSTRNMQALQPKMKAIQERYKSDKQRQSEEMMKLYKETGTNPLSSCLPILAQSPFFISLYQVLNHIAQNKVVGVIDQPLLESAQKAHIFGAPLAAKFMDSAEKIQSLGASVVDVRVVTIIMIVLMSASQFYTQRQLMTKNVDLTVKTPFMQQQKMLMYVFPIMFAVFGINFPVGVLVYWLTTNVWTMGQQMFVIRRNPTPGSKAFAERQERLRAAGKIVEDPAEIAAKQAVEEARQNRQQPKRQTKSKRQTGGAPAGGAQNRTRAGSASGGAGEGAAKKQSLEKKDAQDGKEKGGASGSRTTKSGQRKGQQRPKHPSKK, from the coding sequence GTGGACACGATCCTCGGTCCCCTCTATATCGCTGTTTCCTGGATCATCGTCCAGTTCCACTCGTTCTACAGCCTCATCTTTGACAGGGACAGTGGCGCGGCGTGGGGTCTGTCCATCGTCTCGCTGGTGGTGCTGATCCGTATCTGCCTGATCCCGCTCTTTGTGAAGCAGATCAAGTCGACGCGGAACATGCAGGCGCTCCAGCCGAAGATGAAGGCGATCCAGGAGCGCTACAAGAGCGACAAGCAGCGCCAGTCCGAAGAGATGATGAAGCTCTACAAGGAGACGGGCACCAACCCGCTCTCGAGCTGTCTCCCGATTCTGGCCCAGTCGCCGTTCTTCATCTCGCTGTACCAGGTTCTGAACCACATCGCCCAGAACAAGGTGGTCGGTGTCATCGACCAGCCGCTTCTGGAGAGCGCGCAGAAGGCCCACATCTTCGGTGCGCCGCTGGCGGCGAAGTTCATGGACAGCGCGGAGAAGATCCAGAGCCTGGGCGCTTCCGTGGTCGACGTCCGCGTGGTCACGATCATCATGATCGTCCTGATGTCGGCGTCGCAGTTCTACACGCAGCGCCAGCTGATGACCAAGAACGTCGACCTGACGGTGAAGACGCCGTTCATGCAACAGCAGAAGATGCTGATGTACGTCTTCCCCATCATGTTCGCCGTCTTCGGCATCAACTTCCCCGTCGGTGTGCTCGTCTACTGGCTGACCACCAACGTGTGGACCATGGGCCAGCAGATGTTCGTCATCCGTCGTAACCCGACTCCGGGCAGCAAGGCCTTCGCGGAGCGCCAGGAGCGGCTGCGGGCCGCCGGCAAGATCGTCGAGGACCCGGCCGAGATCGCCGCGAAGCAGGCCGTCGAAGAGGCGCGCCAGAACCGCCAGCAGCCCAAGCGCCAGACGAAGTCCAAGCGGCAGACCGGCGGCGCTCCGGCCGGCGGTGCGCAGAACCGTACGCGTGCCGGATCGGCGTCGGGTGGCGCCGGTGAGGGTGCTGCGAAGAAGCAGTCGCTGGAGAAGAAGGACGCGCAGGACGGCAAGGAGAAGGGCGGCGCCTCCGGGTCCCGCACCACCAAGTCCGGACAGCGCAAGGGCCAGCAGCGCCCCAAGCACCCGTCGAAGAAGTAA
- a CDS encoding Jag family protein, whose translation MTDTTPATKGTDTLTRLEQEGEIAADYLEGLLDIADLDGDIDMDVEADRAAVSIISDSTSRDLQKLVGRDGEVLEALQELTRLAVHRETGDRSRLMLDIAGFRARKREELAEIGAKAAEEVKGTGEPLKLDPMTPFERKVVHDAVAAAGLRSESEGEEPQRRVVVLPA comes from the coding sequence GTGACGGACACGACCCCTGCCACCAAGGGCACCGACACCCTGACCCGCCTGGAGCAGGAAGGCGAGATCGCGGCCGACTACCTCGAGGGTCTGCTGGACATCGCCGACCTCGACGGCGACATCGACATGGATGTCGAGGCCGACCGCGCCGCTGTGTCGATCATCAGCGACTCGACCAGCCGTGACCTCCAGAAGCTGGTGGGCCGCGACGGTGAGGTGCTGGAGGCCCTTCAGGAGCTGACCCGGCTTGCCGTTCACCGTGAGACCGGTGACCGCAGCCGTCTGATGCTGGACATCGCCGGCTTCCGGGCGCGTAAGCGTGAGGAGCTTGCGGAGATCGGTGCGAAGGCGGCCGAGGAGGTCAAGGGCACCGGCGAGCCGCTGAAGCTCGACCCCATGACGCCGTTCGAGCGCAAGGTCGTCCACGATGCGGTGGCGGCGGCGGGGCTCCGGAGCGAGTCCGAGGGCGAGGAGCCGCAGCGCCGAGTGGTTGTCCTCCCGGCCTGA
- the rsmG gene encoding 16S rRNA (guanine(527)-N(7))-methyltransferase RsmG produces the protein MTEEAAELPPAPQAAEEVFGERFPEAVRYGELLADAGVKRGLIGPREVPRLWERHLLNCAVLSEVVPEGVSVCDVGSGAGLPGIPLALVRPDLKITLLEPLLRRTNFLQEVVELLGLDHVTVVRGRAEEVMGKLPQVHVVTARAVAPLDRLAGWGVPLLRPYGEMLALKGDAAEEELKGARAALSKLGVVETSVVHVGEGIVDPPSTVVRVEVGESPGGVRFAAKRAKAARVGRVSRGRRR, from the coding sequence GTGACGGAGGAAGCAGCGGAGCTCCCTCCTGCGCCGCAGGCGGCGGAGGAGGTTTTCGGCGAGCGCTTTCCGGAGGCTGTGCGGTACGGCGAACTGCTCGCCGACGCCGGGGTGAAGCGTGGGCTCATCGGCCCGCGTGAGGTGCCACGGCTGTGGGAGCGGCATCTGTTGAACTGCGCGGTGCTCTCCGAGGTGGTGCCCGAGGGTGTCTCGGTCTGCGATGTGGGCTCGGGGGCCGGGCTGCCCGGTATCCCGCTGGCTCTGGTGCGGCCGGACCTGAAGATCACGCTGCTGGAGCCGCTGCTGCGGCGGACGAACTTCCTTCAGGAGGTCGTCGAGCTGCTCGGGCTGGACCATGTGACGGTCGTGCGCGGGCGGGCCGAAGAGGTCATGGGCAAGCTTCCGCAGGTGCATGTGGTGACGGCGCGTGCCGTGGCCCCGCTCGACCGGCTGGCCGGCTGGGGCGTTCCGCTGCTGCGCCCCTATGGCGAGATGCTGGCGCTCAAGGGCGATGCCGCGGAGGAGGAGCTCAAGGGGGCCCGTGCCGCGCTGAGCAAGCTCGGCGTGGTGGAGACCTCGGTGGTGCATGTGGGCGAGGGCATCGTGGACCCGCCCTCGACCGTCGTGCGGGTCGAGGTGGGCGAGAGCCCCGGCGGTGTGCGCTTTGCGGCCAAGCGGGCGAAGGCGGCTCGGGTGGGCCGTGTGTCGAGGGGGCGCCGGCGCTGA